In Carassius carassius chromosome 2, fCarCar2.1, whole genome shotgun sequence, the DNA window taatagtcacaaatgtgtagaatgacattcacacaaagaaaatgacatacacacatgtttacgacatatttacttttgcactttacttcagtttcgctgcacaacgtcaagtcggcacttacaacctctcagatctggaagtacaagttcaaatcctagcgctctgacttttgctactctttttgcggtattctgttgcagaactcacttgtgcacttgtatatgcagatgtgagagagcagagctgggggcggggctttggtgcgaatgaagacattttattggtcgatgcccgaccaatgaacaacgccaattgttttcactgaatatccttagctttgacaggattttaagacactgcattcattttgccattcagatgttatctagtagacaaataatgcaacatattttatatgtatatcccactgcatattgcagagtaaactcgctgtaccagagcatgctttgatctcaccgccacgcggtcacgtggttcatggagctatcaatagtactaaactgaacattttgttaatatgcttgaaatgtattaattgggacagacagcaatttcattatatttgcagcgatttctagtcatttgtaacatataaagtgcattgattatgcatggataactacagtgactaatgactatgcgttacaatagcattttatactggaaactGGAACAGCTACAACCAAACCACATGTGAAGCGATCAATACACATTCGCTGAGGATGCTCTCAGATAACAGTTATTGCCCAAGGCTGGAAATACTGCACTTCTTCAGGCGTTAGATATGCTTTCTCTTTAATGAGtcattttccatttaaaaatttgtttcattttttagaTTTCAAACATTGTGTGATTCGAAGATGTCAGTGTTTTTATAATCATAATATAACAGGCTGTATAATAATTGACATGGCTCTGATATAACCAGTTTTCATTTATCAGTTCTTTGCTGTAGGCTATAAAATGGTAGGTGGGCTGACTATTTAAAACCGTCTCCCGCTGACAagcctattattatttatattattaatcatAGAAATGTACatccttttaaaagtaattatgGTTAACATGGTTTCTGCATAGGCTAATCTCGTCACACAGTTTCTAATCTTTTTAATGTTATGTCCAGTAAAATCTAAATATCCAAAAAAATTACATACCCTTTATTtactgtaatatttattattatatcaaaatgtttaaatatgctaATACAGCAAGGCTGCGAAATGGAAAacgaagagagaaaaaaacagtaaagGTTGGTTAAAGCttctcattttatatatatatagttatttttttcagaaatatttaacTGTCACATATAAATTGCCATAAAATCATTCATCATCCTGTatgctgaataaaaagtaaatttaGTAAAGGTCACTGTTAGACACATATGCCATGTGGCAGACTGTTATGTGGCAAAGAGGactagcagagagagagagaaaaaatgtaCATATGATTACTGTTTTGTGAGATGTGACATTATACAGATAATTGCACAATCCAAAACACTTCCTCAAACAAAATGTCAAAAAGTAAAATCTATTTAGTAAGAGAGCTATGGGCATCATACATTATAGGCAATGAAGCATTGATGATAGGAGCTGAAGAAAAACCTCTGCAAGTCAGACAAAACTTATACATGGTAAACAAACTGCTGTGAGCAGACAGTAAGCATGTGTGTAATGACATAAAAAAACACTCAAACATCCAGTCACACATTTAAACACTAGTCACGCGCCTCCTCAGTTTTTGCCGAGATGTTTCAGTGAAATTAATTGTCTGATGCTAATGCTTTCATGTActtatgtgcacacacacacacacacacacacacacttgactgTGTGAATCCACTGCTGATCATTCACACTAATGGATTTCATTTTGCATGCTTCTTAACTCTGAATTTAATTCACTATCATTTGAAGATCTTACATCACCCGTGATCTCTGATATAAACCTTTCatacaacataaataataatttcatctATCATAATGATTTGTGCACTCATATCTCTAAAGAAAGCACTACAGAGAGTATTTTGTCTAGTTGCTCTCGGTTTACATGGGCTTGCCATATATGGTCTGCATCTTGCCTAAATTCCCAAGTTTATCTCAGGTTGATGAGCAGCAATGGTCTAGTTACTTAACTGTGTTTTTAGAACCTCAAGTACCGTTAAGTGTACAAGCTTGTTGTAGACTGTGTTAGAAACAGCACACCCCTATGCTATGTAATCACAAATGCATGCACACATTTTGAGGATGCAGACTTAAAGTCTTTAAGTCTTTAACAGACACAAAGTTGAGGCAAATGTGCGCACGCTGCTCTTCTGCTGCAGTATAACCACAAGAGCCTTATTTAGTTGTGAGTCTATAGCGTTAAGTATTTATCAGAGAAAACTCTAAACGCTGCATGTTTTATTGATGACATTGTTGTTTTGGTATGTGTCAATGTTAGTGCATGTAAGTGTTAAGGCTTCATGGTCTTTTCTTTCCCTCAAAGGCTTACTTCAGCACTATCTGAAGAACCAAAAAAGGGTGTgactgttttctctctttttctctttataTTTTTCCTTCCCACTCTGTTCTGTGTTCTTTTCATCATCTCACCCTATAATTCACTGTGGGTTTTTGCTGGACTGGAATGTTGTGCAGACAGAACATCTAGAGTCACTGCGCTCTTTTAGATTATAATCAAAAGCAGGCAGGATCAGTACACCAGGGTCCGATTCCACAGGAACATCCTCAATGGCCATTATATTTTCTACAAGACACATGATGGCTGCATCAATGTTCGTGTTGTCCTGTTAAAAATAAGAAGGAATGATATGAATTGTAATAATAAGTGTCTTTTCAAACAAGCATCTAGGCACTAGCAAGggtaatataatcaaatatataacCTATAATCATTACCTTCGCAGAAGTCTCATACCACCCCACAAATCCATGGTCCCTAGAGAAACTTTCGAGTTTGGGCAGTTGGGAACACAAACCATATCTCTGTTGATCACACTTGTTGGCCAGCAAGACAGCTGGTAGAGGACGCCCATTTCCATGGGCAACTTTAGAATCAAGATCTTTTTTCCATTTCAACACTGCTTGGAAGGTGGAGGCACGGGTCTGGTCAAAAACCACCAGTGCCCCTACGGCCTCTCGGTAGTACACACGTGTCATGTTGCCATACCTCTCTTGCCCTGagaataaatcagaaaaaaagtGTAAGTTAGTTTCTGTGTatgatatttaaaggaatagttcacctcaaaattctAATTTGCTAAAAGCATACTCATTATCAAGAGTTCAGGGCTCCTCAAATCCTCAAAAATACAAGTCTATGATCCTCTAGtaaaaaaagtccatcccctgttgtcctctcaacaAATCCAACTTATTTATTTAGTACTATTTTCACTTGTGGCTCTGTATATGGTGCTCGATCTGTGCATATTTTCGTCTTTATTTAGACAAGATgatttttttcactggagaaagcaaaatTATGGATAGAGGCCCGAAGCAGCgtttttgaaattaaaaaatgttaattgttgtgacgctcggacactcttcaagactttctcttctcttcttaatccgccgccaccacctcctccatcgactccaGCGGACGACTTTgtagttttcttcacaaataagacaagatccatcagcgaccaattctccacaccgcagactgaggacaacttcacaatgaccgacgcacagtctttctcttccttctccccactctcagagatggacgtctccaaacttctcctgtccaatcatcctactacttgtccacttgatccgatc includes these proteins:
- the LOC132103505 gene encoding ras-related protein Rab-38-like; this translates as MQQERLLKVLVIGDLGVGKTSIIKRYVHQVFSQHYRATIGVDFALKVLNWDHQTVIRLQLWDIAGQERYGNMTRVYYREAVGALVVFDQTRASTFQAVLKWKKDLDSKVAHGNGRPLPAVLLANKCDQQRYGLCSQLPKLESFSRDHGFVGWYETSAKDNTNIDAAIMCLVENIMAIEDVPVESDPGVLILPAFDYNLKERSDSRCSVCTTFQSSKNPQ